The window CAACGGGACGATAAAAACGCCTGATAACGAAGAGCTCCCATTTATGAGCTTCGATATAAGTGCAGGTGGGATGAAAATAGGCGTTAATAAAAGACTAGAGGTAGGATCGATCGTACGAATTAACTTTCAATTTGAGAACGATCTTTTTTTGGCAAATCAAGAGGCTAAAGTTATAAGAAAAATTGAAGATGAAGAAGGCACAAATGGTGTTTTCTATTACGGCATAGAGTTTTTTAACCTGCCTTTATCAGTGCAAGATAGAATAATGAGATTTATTTTCAAGTTAGAGTTGAAGTCGAAGGGAGGAAACACGAGGTGAAGTGGAAAGATAAGTTAAGCGACATACAATTGGATGTTCTTCGAGAGATCGGAAACATTGGTGCAGGTAATGCTGCTACATCACTTTCAAATATGATAGGTAAAAATGTTAACATAGAAGTCCCATCCGTTAAGATCGTGGACCTCTCAGAGTTGTATCAAGTTCTTGAACAGCCAGAAGAGATAACAGCTGCAACGGTCGTCGGAATAAAAGGTGATGCTCCCGGAAAGATGTTAATGCTTTTCTCTTCCGCATCGGCCAAGAAGCTTATCTCTTTTCTTATTGGTCAAGAACCAGAAGATTTGACAGATTTAGATGAGATGGGCCAATCCGTATTAAAAGAAATAGGAAATATAATGTGTTCTTCTTACATAATTGCCCTTTCAAATTTCACTTCCCTTTTTTTGGAAAGCAATGTTCCACTTCTTGTGGTAGATATGTTGGGAGCCATCGTCGCAGAAACGTCTATTCAGTCTGCTGAAGAATACGATGATGTCATAATGATAGAAAACGTCTTGAGTATTCCCGAGGAAGGAAACATAAAAGGTTTTATAACACTATTTCCAGAGGACGAGAGCCTTAACAAAATATTTTCTAAACTTGGCATTCAATAAAGGAGACAAGTATGGGAAAAAAGATAATAGGGATTGGTGAATATGCTGTGGCAAGCAATCCTACCATATTGGTGACTCTTGGATTAGGTTCATGTGTTGGAGTTTGCATTAGGGATAAGAAAACTCGAATTGGCGGAATGATTCATGTCATGCTTCCAGAAACACATGATAAAACTGGCAAGCTCAGTAAATATGCGAAACCCGGCATAGAATTGATGGTCAATGAAATAATTAAAAAAGGTGGCAATTTGAGAGACTTAGAGGCAAAAATAGCAGGTGGGGCGGCAATGTTTCAAAGTAAAGGATTTGATATAGGAAAGAGGAATGTTGGGAAAGTTAAAGAGGTTTTGCTTTCATTGAAAATTCCGTTGGTTTCTGAAGATACTGGCGGAAATAGAGCAAGAAGCATAGAATTTCATCTTGATACTGGAGAGCTATTTATCAAGAAAGTTGGTGGAAAAGAAAAGATTGAACTCTCCAAAATATAAAAAGTGGGTTTACTTATTTTTGTTCTTTGAATTTATCTTCGTGCTTCTAAATCTCCATGGAGGATGGGACTTAATTGGAGCGTTGATTCGTTCAACCATTTCTGCTACTGTCATGGAATTTTTATTTTATATTGTGTACGTGCTTTTTAAAAAAGAAGAAAAAAGTAAAGGGAAATTCTTTGATGAAAGGGATTCAAAACGGTAAAAAGGGGATGAGAACAACTGAAAGGGTATGTGGATAAAGAGTGGGCAGTTAAAAAATTCACCCCTTTGATAAGAAAACTCGCTTACGATCTTGCCAAATCTTTGCCGCCTTCGGTCGAGGTAGAAGATCTTGTCCAAGAAGGAGTCGTTGGTTTGCTGGGTGCCATTGAAAGGTTCGATCCCTCGAGACATGTAAAACTTTCCACTTTTGTTGTGACAAGGATCCGCGGTGCAATGCTTGATTATCTTCGTTCCATAGATTGGATGCCGCGAACGCTTAGAAAAAAGTTAAAGGCCGTTGAACAAGCAAGAATGAAATTCATGGACGAAGATCCAGAAGTTGTGAATTCTAAAATAGCAGAGGAACTGGGAATTGATGAGAAAGAAATAGGCATCGTTGAGCGTGAAATATTGAGAAATCAGATTCTCTCGTTAGATAGATACCTATTATCTAACGAAGATATAGGAGATTTGATTCCTTCACAAGAAAGAACTCCTGCGGAATTGTACGAAGACGAAGAGATGATCATGAAACTAAAAGAGGCCATTGACAGTCTAACTGATAGAGAAAAACTTTTACTTTCTCTTTATTACAACGAAGACTTGACTTTTAAGGAGATAGCCCAGGTTTTGGATATAAGTGAGTCGAGAGTGTGTCAAATACACTCGGTATCCCTTTCAAAGATAAGGGAGAAACTAAAGGGGATGAGGTGATGTTAAGACCCGTAGATTTGCAAGTTGTCATAGTAAAAAGCGTGGATAACGCTCAAACAGTTGGATATTCTCAGCAAATGCTGAGTTCTGCTCAGCAAACCAACAAACTTGAAGAGCAAAAGCGTAATATGCTTAACAGAAGCAGGATAGTCTCTCAGCAGAAGACGCACAGCCCGGATGTTGGGACTTCGACGGATTCAAATGGAAATGGAAAAGCTTTTTACGCTTTTCGCAAACGTAAAAAAGACGATGGAGCAGATCCATATCGTGGAAAGGTGATAGATATCCGCTTGTGAAATTGAAAGAAAAGATAACGAATTTGGTAAAAGGATTGAGGATAAATTCCCGCAAAATAAACGTTTATCCCTCTACTGAAAGTGCCCTTGTTGAAGTTGTAACTTCCCTTTTGCTCAACGGCCAAAGGCCACTTGTTGTGGTTCCTACTTTTAAATTGGCAGCAAAAATTTCAAAACTGATCAACAAATTGGATTTTGAATGCGAAACGTTGGGAGACTTGGACATACTCCCCTTTGAGTCCCTTGAGCCTTCAAAGCAAAGCATTTCTTCGCGAATAAAGGCGTTGGAAAGCATTTCTTCTAGAAAACACACCGTTGTTGCGGATGTAACGGCCATATTGAAAAAAACAGCTCCACCACATTTTTTCAAAGATACGCTACACATTTCAATAGGAAAAGAAATGCAAGATGATATCTTAACATGGATGGTAGAAAGAGGATACAAACGTGTTATGACAGTCAGAAGTGTGGGAGAAATTGCCAGAAGGGGAGATATAATAGATGTTTTTTCTCCCGTTAGCGGTTCAGTTCGAATTGAAATGTTTGATAGAGAAGTTGAATCGCTTCGACTTTTTGATGCGGAAACCCAGCTCAGCGTTAAAAAAGTGAATGAGGTTGAAATTTTCCCATTCACCGAATTTCTTGTAAATGAAGAAAGCTTGGAACTTGCACGTAAAAGGTTTGAATCTTCCAAGCATGAAGAGTTCGCGGATGCGTCTCCGGAGAATCTTCAGGGAATGGTGGGAGTTTTCTGGGAAAATTCGTATTGTGGCCTTGATGCACTATCCAACGAAGAGTACCTGGTGATATTCGATCCACAAGAGTGTGAAAAACGTTACAACGAATACGAACGAGAGATCATGGAATTGTACGGCAAAGGTTTTGAAGATCTTTACAAGAGATTTTCATACGCTTCGTTTGAAAGACTTGCT is drawn from Mesoaciditoga lauensis cd-1655R = DSM 25116 and contains these coding sequences:
- the cheC gene encoding CheY-P phosphatase CheC, which gives rise to MKWKDKLSDIQLDVLREIGNIGAGNAATSLSNMIGKNVNIEVPSVKIVDLSELYQVLEQPEEITAATVVGIKGDAPGKMLMLFSSASAKKLISFLIGQEPEDLTDLDEMGQSVLKEIGNIMCSSYIIALSNFTSLFLESNVPLLVVDMLGAIVAETSIQSAEEYDDVIMIENVLSIPEEGNIKGFITLFPEDESLNKIFSKLGIQ
- the cheD gene encoding chemoreceptor glutamine deamidase/glutamate methylesterase CheD; amino-acid sequence: MGKKIIGIGEYAVASNPTILVTLGLGSCVGVCIRDKKTRIGGMIHVMLPETHDKTGKLSKYAKPGIELMVNEIIKKGGNLRDLEAKIAGGAAMFQSKGFDIGKRNVGKVKEVLLSLKIPLVSEDTGGNRARSIEFHLDTGELFIKKVGGKEKIELSKI
- a CDS encoding FliA/WhiG family RNA polymerase sigma factor; the encoded protein is MDKEWAVKKFTPLIRKLAYDLAKSLPPSVEVEDLVQEGVVGLLGAIERFDPSRHVKLSTFVVTRIRGAMLDYLRSIDWMPRTLRKKLKAVEQARMKFMDEDPEVVNSKIAEELGIDEKEIGIVEREILRNQILSLDRYLLSNEDIGDLIPSQERTPAELYEDEEMIMKLKEAIDSLTDREKLLLSLYYNEDLTFKEIAQVLDISESRVCQIHSVSLSKIREKLKGMR